The proteins below are encoded in one region of Panulirus ornatus isolate Po-2019 chromosome 31, ASM3632096v1, whole genome shotgun sequence:
- the LOC139758732 gene encoding endoplasmic reticulum junction formation protein lunapark-A-like isoform X1, which yields MGLIISRFRKKPSTKELLEQIQKDVEEIEEYRKNTQQRQKRLVGCLVLYSIVSYLVAAVVCYFYYFPDTLQEQVLYASPFIIFPFIIYILKRLLTWYYRRKLSKNEQRLKSLHERQEKILEQVMETETYKVAKEILETYAPEQLRRSQMHKTPATLPSLGHLLQTPASQHSDVRRRVVNPASTPQPAALGGIGARPIGPQSLSHQTPIFTPRPPPPSSSARLGVGVNSVQSAVTPGPLVSGPTSGPPTGSVTSSSYAIAPAPSIHSPVTRVEGGPPGPPMPRPVLPRERGYLDRFIEYLVGDGPANRFALVCRQCESHNGMALKDEFPYLAFRCAYCFYWNPARKQRPSAPRLENLAPQLPPSLAVPEVQEEEDEEEEEQEEQDSSSGEEEEEEEEEEEEEGGVEEEESGSSSSAEEEDEEEEEGAISSEVSSTKATSSQEGVCRPQQAGSLEDVAKSTPSSDPSVSEDNRHFGTGPFANSSTCVMSSSTTPSSATEAEETE from the exons ATGGGTCTTATTATATCAAGATTCCGG AAAAAGCCATCAACAAAGGAGTTACTAGAGCAGATCCAGAAG GATGTGGAGGAGATCGAGGAGTACCGGAAGAACACACAGCAGCGGCAGAAAAGGCTGGTGGGATGCCTCGTCCTCTACTCCATCGTGAGCTATCTTGTAGCTGCAGTTGTCTGCTACTTTTACTACTTTCCTGATACTCTACAAGAGCAAGTGCTGTATGCTTCACCATTTATTATCTTTCCATTTAT aatatatatactAAAGAGACTGCTAACTTGGTATTATCGACGGAAACTTTCTAAAAATGAACAAAGGTTGAAAAGTCTCCATGAACGACAAGAAAAGATCCTAGAGCAGGTGATGGAAACAGAAACTTATAAGGTGGCTAAGGAAATTCTGGAAACATACGCCCCCGAACAACTACGGAGGAGTCAG ATGCACAAAACTCCAGCAACTCTACCTTCCTTGGGCCATCTTCTTCAAACCCCGGCCAGCCAGCACTCAG ATGTTCGAAGACGAGTGGTGAATCCAGCTTCAACTCCTCAGCCAGCAGCACTTGGGGGTATAGGAGCTCGGCCTATAGGCCCCCAGAGTTTATCACACCAGACCCCAATTTTCACCCCGAGACCACCGccaccttcatcatcagcaaGACTAG GTGTTGGTGTGAATAGTGTGCAATCAGCAGTAACCCCAGGGCCTCTAGTTTCAGGGCCTACCTCTGGCCCTCCCACAGGTAGTGTGACTTCCTCTTCATATGCTATTGCTCCTGCACCGTCTATCCATTCACCAGTAACTC GAGTTGAGGGAGGACCTCCTGGACCACCTATGCCTCGGCCAGTGTTGCCACGAGAACGAGGTTACCTAGATCGTTTCATAGAGTACTTGGTGGGTGATGGACCTGCAAACCGGTTTGCCTTAGTGTGCCGACAATGTGAATCTCACAATGGGATGGCACTCAAGGATGAATTCCCTTACCTTG CATTCAGGTGTGCATATTGTTTCTACTGGAACCCTGCCCGGAAACAGCGGCCATCTGCCCCTCGCTTGGAAAACCTTGCCCCGCAGCTTCCTCCATCATTAGCTGTTCCTGAAGttcaagaagaggaagatgaggaagaagaggagcaagaggAACAAGATTCATCATcaggtgaagaggaagaagaagaagaggaagaggaagaggaggaaggaggtgtggaggaagaag aatctgGCAGCAGTAGTTCagctgaggaagaggatgaagaagaagaagaaggtgccATTTCTTCAGAGGTGTCAAGCACAAAAGCTACATCCAGTCAAGAAG GTGTGTGTCGTCCCCAACAAGCAGGTTCACTGGAGGATGTGGCCAAGTCAACTCCTTCGTCTGACCCCAGCGTATCAGAAGACAACCGGCACTTTGGGACTGGGCCTTTTGCCAACAGCTCCacttgtgtgatgtcatcatccaccacaccttcGTCTGCTACAGAGGCAGAAGAAACTGAGTGA
- the LOC139758732 gene encoding endoplasmic reticulum junction formation protein lunapark-A-like isoform X4, which translates to MGLIISRFRKKPSTKELLEQIQKDVEEIEEYRKNTQQRQKRLVGCLVLYSIVSYLVAAVVCYFYYFPDTLQEQVLYASPFIIFPFIIYILKRLLTWYYRRKLSKNEQRLKSLHERQEKILEQVMETETYKVAKEILETYAPEQLRRSQMHKTPATLPSLGHLLQTPASQHSDVRRRVVNPASTPQPAALGGIGARPIGPQSLSHQTPIFTPRPPPPSSSARLGVGVNSVQSAVTPGPLVSGPTSGPPTGSVTSSSYAIAPAPSIHSPVTRVEGGPPGPPMPRPVLPRERGYLDRFIEYLVGDGPANRFALVCRQCESHNGMALKDEFPYLAFRCAYCFYWNPARKQRPSAPRLENLAPQLPPSLAVPEVQEEEDEEEEEQEEQDSSSGEEEEEEEEEEEEEGESGSSSSAEEEDEEEEEGAISSEVSSTKATSSQEGSLEDVAKSTPSSDPSVSEDNRHFGTGPFANSSTCVMSSSTTPSSATEAEETE; encoded by the exons ATGGGTCTTATTATATCAAGATTCCGG AAAAAGCCATCAACAAAGGAGTTACTAGAGCAGATCCAGAAG GATGTGGAGGAGATCGAGGAGTACCGGAAGAACACACAGCAGCGGCAGAAAAGGCTGGTGGGATGCCTCGTCCTCTACTCCATCGTGAGCTATCTTGTAGCTGCAGTTGTCTGCTACTTTTACTACTTTCCTGATACTCTACAAGAGCAAGTGCTGTATGCTTCACCATTTATTATCTTTCCATTTAT aatatatatactAAAGAGACTGCTAACTTGGTATTATCGACGGAAACTTTCTAAAAATGAACAAAGGTTGAAAAGTCTCCATGAACGACAAGAAAAGATCCTAGAGCAGGTGATGGAAACAGAAACTTATAAGGTGGCTAAGGAAATTCTGGAAACATACGCCCCCGAACAACTACGGAGGAGTCAG ATGCACAAAACTCCAGCAACTCTACCTTCCTTGGGCCATCTTCTTCAAACCCCGGCCAGCCAGCACTCAG ATGTTCGAAGACGAGTGGTGAATCCAGCTTCAACTCCTCAGCCAGCAGCACTTGGGGGTATAGGAGCTCGGCCTATAGGCCCCCAGAGTTTATCACACCAGACCCCAATTTTCACCCCGAGACCACCGccaccttcatcatcagcaaGACTAG GTGTTGGTGTGAATAGTGTGCAATCAGCAGTAACCCCAGGGCCTCTAGTTTCAGGGCCTACCTCTGGCCCTCCCACAGGTAGTGTGACTTCCTCTTCATATGCTATTGCTCCTGCACCGTCTATCCATTCACCAGTAACTC GAGTTGAGGGAGGACCTCCTGGACCACCTATGCCTCGGCCAGTGTTGCCACGAGAACGAGGTTACCTAGATCGTTTCATAGAGTACTTGGTGGGTGATGGACCTGCAAACCGGTTTGCCTTAGTGTGCCGACAATGTGAATCTCACAATGGGATGGCACTCAAGGATGAATTCCCTTACCTTG CATTCAGGTGTGCATATTGTTTCTACTGGAACCCTGCCCGGAAACAGCGGCCATCTGCCCCTCGCTTGGAAAACCTTGCCCCGCAGCTTCCTCCATCATTAGCTGTTCCTGAAGttcaagaagaggaagatgaggaagaagaggagcaagaggAACAAGATTCATCATcaggtgaagaggaagaagaagaagaggaagaggaagaggaggaaggag aatctgGCAGCAGTAGTTCagctgaggaagaggatgaagaagaagaagaaggtgccATTTCTTCAGAGGTGTCAAGCACAAAAGCTACATCCAGTCAAGAAG GTTCACTGGAGGATGTGGCCAAGTCAACTCCTTCGTCTGACCCCAGCGTATCAGAAGACAACCGGCACTTTGGGACTGGGCCTTTTGCCAACAGCTCCacttgtgtgatgtcatcatccaccacaccttcGTCTGCTACAGAGGCAGAAGAAACTGAGTGA
- the LOC139758732 gene encoding endoplasmic reticulum junction formation protein lunapark-A-like isoform X2: MGLIISRFRKKPSTKELLEQIQKDVEEIEEYRKNTQQRQKRLVGCLVLYSIVSYLVAAVVCYFYYFPDTLQEQVLYASPFIIFPFIIYILKRLLTWYYRRKLSKNEQRLKSLHERQEKILEQVMETETYKVAKEILETYAPEQLRRSQMHKTPATLPSLGHLLQTPASQHSDVRRRVVNPASTPQPAALGGIGARPIGPQSLSHQTPIFTPRPPPPSSSARLGVGVNSVQSAVTPGPLVSGPTSGPPTGSVTSSSYAIAPAPSIHSPVTRVEGGPPGPPMPRPVLPRERGYLDRFIEYLVGDGPANRFALVCRQCESHNGMALKDEFPYLAFRCAYCFYWNPARKQRPSAPRLENLAPQLPPSLAVPEVQEEEDEEEEEQEEQDSSSGEEEEEEEEEEEEEGESGSSSSAEEEDEEEEEGAISSEVSSTKATSSQEGVCRPQQAGSLEDVAKSTPSSDPSVSEDNRHFGTGPFANSSTCVMSSSTTPSSATEAEETE, encoded by the exons ATGGGTCTTATTATATCAAGATTCCGG AAAAAGCCATCAACAAAGGAGTTACTAGAGCAGATCCAGAAG GATGTGGAGGAGATCGAGGAGTACCGGAAGAACACACAGCAGCGGCAGAAAAGGCTGGTGGGATGCCTCGTCCTCTACTCCATCGTGAGCTATCTTGTAGCTGCAGTTGTCTGCTACTTTTACTACTTTCCTGATACTCTACAAGAGCAAGTGCTGTATGCTTCACCATTTATTATCTTTCCATTTAT aatatatatactAAAGAGACTGCTAACTTGGTATTATCGACGGAAACTTTCTAAAAATGAACAAAGGTTGAAAAGTCTCCATGAACGACAAGAAAAGATCCTAGAGCAGGTGATGGAAACAGAAACTTATAAGGTGGCTAAGGAAATTCTGGAAACATACGCCCCCGAACAACTACGGAGGAGTCAG ATGCACAAAACTCCAGCAACTCTACCTTCCTTGGGCCATCTTCTTCAAACCCCGGCCAGCCAGCACTCAG ATGTTCGAAGACGAGTGGTGAATCCAGCTTCAACTCCTCAGCCAGCAGCACTTGGGGGTATAGGAGCTCGGCCTATAGGCCCCCAGAGTTTATCACACCAGACCCCAATTTTCACCCCGAGACCACCGccaccttcatcatcagcaaGACTAG GTGTTGGTGTGAATAGTGTGCAATCAGCAGTAACCCCAGGGCCTCTAGTTTCAGGGCCTACCTCTGGCCCTCCCACAGGTAGTGTGACTTCCTCTTCATATGCTATTGCTCCTGCACCGTCTATCCATTCACCAGTAACTC GAGTTGAGGGAGGACCTCCTGGACCACCTATGCCTCGGCCAGTGTTGCCACGAGAACGAGGTTACCTAGATCGTTTCATAGAGTACTTGGTGGGTGATGGACCTGCAAACCGGTTTGCCTTAGTGTGCCGACAATGTGAATCTCACAATGGGATGGCACTCAAGGATGAATTCCCTTACCTTG CATTCAGGTGTGCATATTGTTTCTACTGGAACCCTGCCCGGAAACAGCGGCCATCTGCCCCTCGCTTGGAAAACCTTGCCCCGCAGCTTCCTCCATCATTAGCTGTTCCTGAAGttcaagaagaggaagatgaggaagaagaggagcaagaggAACAAGATTCATCATcaggtgaagaggaagaagaagaagaggaagaggaagaggaggaaggag aatctgGCAGCAGTAGTTCagctgaggaagaggatgaagaagaagaagaaggtgccATTTCTTCAGAGGTGTCAAGCACAAAAGCTACATCCAGTCAAGAAG GTGTGTGTCGTCCCCAACAAGCAGGTTCACTGGAGGATGTGGCCAAGTCAACTCCTTCGTCTGACCCCAGCGTATCAGAAGACAACCGGCACTTTGGGACTGGGCCTTTTGCCAACAGCTCCacttgtgtgatgtcatcatccaccacaccttcGTCTGCTACAGAGGCAGAAGAAACTGAGTGA
- the LOC139758732 gene encoding endoplasmic reticulum junction formation protein lunapark-A-like isoform X5: MGLIISRFRKKPSTKELLEQIQKDVEEIEEYRKNTQQRQKRLVGCLVLYSIVSYLVAAVVCYFYYFPDTLQEQVLYASPFIIFPFIIYILKRLLTWYYRRKLSKNEQRLKSLHERQEKILEQVMETETYKVAKEILETYAPEQLRRSQMHKTPATLPSLGHLLQTPASQHSDVRRRVVNPASTPQPAALGGIGARPIGPQSLSHQTPIFTPRPPPPSSSARLGVGVNSVQSAVTPGPLVSGPTSGPPTGVEGGPPGPPMPRPVLPRERGYLDRFIEYLVGDGPANRFALVCRQCESHNGMALKDEFPYLAFRCAYCFYWNPARKQRPSAPRLENLAPQLPPSLAVPEVQEEEDEEEEEQEEQDSSSGEEEEEEEEEEEEEGGVEEEESGSSSSAEEEDEEEEEGAISSEVSSTKATSSQEGVCRPQQAGSLEDVAKSTPSSDPSVSEDNRHFGTGPFANSSTCVMSSSTTPSSATEAEETE; the protein is encoded by the exons ATGGGTCTTATTATATCAAGATTCCGG AAAAAGCCATCAACAAAGGAGTTACTAGAGCAGATCCAGAAG GATGTGGAGGAGATCGAGGAGTACCGGAAGAACACACAGCAGCGGCAGAAAAGGCTGGTGGGATGCCTCGTCCTCTACTCCATCGTGAGCTATCTTGTAGCTGCAGTTGTCTGCTACTTTTACTACTTTCCTGATACTCTACAAGAGCAAGTGCTGTATGCTTCACCATTTATTATCTTTCCATTTAT aatatatatactAAAGAGACTGCTAACTTGGTATTATCGACGGAAACTTTCTAAAAATGAACAAAGGTTGAAAAGTCTCCATGAACGACAAGAAAAGATCCTAGAGCAGGTGATGGAAACAGAAACTTATAAGGTGGCTAAGGAAATTCTGGAAACATACGCCCCCGAACAACTACGGAGGAGTCAG ATGCACAAAACTCCAGCAACTCTACCTTCCTTGGGCCATCTTCTTCAAACCCCGGCCAGCCAGCACTCAG ATGTTCGAAGACGAGTGGTGAATCCAGCTTCAACTCCTCAGCCAGCAGCACTTGGGGGTATAGGAGCTCGGCCTATAGGCCCCCAGAGTTTATCACACCAGACCCCAATTTTCACCCCGAGACCACCGccaccttcatcatcagcaaGACTAG GTGTTGGTGTGAATAGTGTGCAATCAGCAGTAACCCCAGGGCCTCTAGTTTCAGGGCCTACCTCTGGCCCTCCCACAG GAGTTGAGGGAGGACCTCCTGGACCACCTATGCCTCGGCCAGTGTTGCCACGAGAACGAGGTTACCTAGATCGTTTCATAGAGTACTTGGTGGGTGATGGACCTGCAAACCGGTTTGCCTTAGTGTGCCGACAATGTGAATCTCACAATGGGATGGCACTCAAGGATGAATTCCCTTACCTTG CATTCAGGTGTGCATATTGTTTCTACTGGAACCCTGCCCGGAAACAGCGGCCATCTGCCCCTCGCTTGGAAAACCTTGCCCCGCAGCTTCCTCCATCATTAGCTGTTCCTGAAGttcaagaagaggaagatgaggaagaagaggagcaagaggAACAAGATTCATCATcaggtgaagaggaagaagaagaagaggaagaggaagaggaggaaggaggtgtggaggaagaag aatctgGCAGCAGTAGTTCagctgaggaagaggatgaagaagaagaagaaggtgccATTTCTTCAGAGGTGTCAAGCACAAAAGCTACATCCAGTCAAGAAG GTGTGTGTCGTCCCCAACAAGCAGGTTCACTGGAGGATGTGGCCAAGTCAACTCCTTCGTCTGACCCCAGCGTATCAGAAGACAACCGGCACTTTGGGACTGGGCCTTTTGCCAACAGCTCCacttgtgtgatgtcatcatccaccacaccttcGTCTGCTACAGAGGCAGAAGAAACTGAGTGA
- the LOC139758732 gene encoding endoplasmic reticulum junction formation protein lunapark-A-like isoform X3, which produces MGLIISRFRKKPSTKELLEQIQKDVEEIEEYRKNTQQRQKRLVGCLVLYSIVSYLVAAVVCYFYYFPDTLQEQVLYASPFIIFPFIIYILKRLLTWYYRRKLSKNEQRLKSLHERQEKILEQVMETETYKVAKEILETYAPEQLRRSQMHKTPATLPSLGHLLQTPASQHSDVRRRVVNPASTPQPAALGGIGARPIGPQSLSHQTPIFTPRPPPPSSSARLGVGVNSVQSAVTPGPLVSGPTSGPPTGSVTSSSYAIAPAPSIHSPVTRVEGGPPGPPMPRPVLPRERGYLDRFIEYLVGDGPANRFALVCRQCESHNGMALKDEFPYLAFRCAYCFYWNPARKQRPSAPRLENLAPQLPPSLAVPEVQEEEDEEEEEQEEQDSSSGEEEEEEEEEEEEEGGVEEEESGSSSSAEEEDEEEEEGAISSEVSSTKATSSQEGSLEDVAKSTPSSDPSVSEDNRHFGTGPFANSSTCVMSSSTTPSSATEAEETE; this is translated from the exons ATGGGTCTTATTATATCAAGATTCCGG AAAAAGCCATCAACAAAGGAGTTACTAGAGCAGATCCAGAAG GATGTGGAGGAGATCGAGGAGTACCGGAAGAACACACAGCAGCGGCAGAAAAGGCTGGTGGGATGCCTCGTCCTCTACTCCATCGTGAGCTATCTTGTAGCTGCAGTTGTCTGCTACTTTTACTACTTTCCTGATACTCTACAAGAGCAAGTGCTGTATGCTTCACCATTTATTATCTTTCCATTTAT aatatatatactAAAGAGACTGCTAACTTGGTATTATCGACGGAAACTTTCTAAAAATGAACAAAGGTTGAAAAGTCTCCATGAACGACAAGAAAAGATCCTAGAGCAGGTGATGGAAACAGAAACTTATAAGGTGGCTAAGGAAATTCTGGAAACATACGCCCCCGAACAACTACGGAGGAGTCAG ATGCACAAAACTCCAGCAACTCTACCTTCCTTGGGCCATCTTCTTCAAACCCCGGCCAGCCAGCACTCAG ATGTTCGAAGACGAGTGGTGAATCCAGCTTCAACTCCTCAGCCAGCAGCACTTGGGGGTATAGGAGCTCGGCCTATAGGCCCCCAGAGTTTATCACACCAGACCCCAATTTTCACCCCGAGACCACCGccaccttcatcatcagcaaGACTAG GTGTTGGTGTGAATAGTGTGCAATCAGCAGTAACCCCAGGGCCTCTAGTTTCAGGGCCTACCTCTGGCCCTCCCACAGGTAGTGTGACTTCCTCTTCATATGCTATTGCTCCTGCACCGTCTATCCATTCACCAGTAACTC GAGTTGAGGGAGGACCTCCTGGACCACCTATGCCTCGGCCAGTGTTGCCACGAGAACGAGGTTACCTAGATCGTTTCATAGAGTACTTGGTGGGTGATGGACCTGCAAACCGGTTTGCCTTAGTGTGCCGACAATGTGAATCTCACAATGGGATGGCACTCAAGGATGAATTCCCTTACCTTG CATTCAGGTGTGCATATTGTTTCTACTGGAACCCTGCCCGGAAACAGCGGCCATCTGCCCCTCGCTTGGAAAACCTTGCCCCGCAGCTTCCTCCATCATTAGCTGTTCCTGAAGttcaagaagaggaagatgaggaagaagaggagcaagaggAACAAGATTCATCATcaggtgaagaggaagaagaagaagaggaagaggaagaggaggaaggaggtgtggaggaagaag aatctgGCAGCAGTAGTTCagctgaggaagaggatgaagaagaagaagaaggtgccATTTCTTCAGAGGTGTCAAGCACAAAAGCTACATCCAGTCAAGAAG GTTCACTGGAGGATGTGGCCAAGTCAACTCCTTCGTCTGACCCCAGCGTATCAGAAGACAACCGGCACTTTGGGACTGGGCCTTTTGCCAACAGCTCCacttgtgtgatgtcatcatccaccacaccttcGTCTGCTACAGAGGCAGAAGAAACTGAGTGA